The following is a genomic window from Triplophysa dalaica isolate WHDGS20190420 chromosome 22, ASM1584641v1, whole genome shotgun sequence.
GTTTAAACACGGCTACCTGCAGAGTTCTATAAAGTCTGGAAGAAACTGAGCTTGTACGGAGCGATCACAGATGTTTTGAtcttttaatgcacatttatagAATAATGACAACGGTTTTGATGATCTTACATCAGAAAAATACCAGATGGGAGAAATGTTTGTCCAAGATAGCAATGAGATTAAATCAAgcttcaaagacatttttttctgatgaaattTAGAAGACGTCTCAAAGTCACAaaactgtgctcagatttgGCAGGACACCATAGTCTGAGATCAAATATCACACATTTCTGCAGGTGCAAATCATTGAAACAGGTTTTATTCATCTCATTCTTTCATCATATCAACAGGCACCTTTATTTCAAGAATTCCTCAACTAAAGCCAGAGATATTCAATCACTGTCAAATCCTACCTGTCTTCTGTCAGTTTCATTAGGATCCTGCCCTCTGTTGAAAACACAATGAAGGACATGCGGAGCTGAGGGCTGAAGAGAAAGAGGGACAGTTGAGGGTTTTTTTGGGGTTCATAAACATCTTAATTGCCGTTTTCTCCATCAGGGTGAGATCAAAAGAGTCTAAATGATATCAGTTATTATTGTTGCTTAATTGGTTTTTGACAGATCCAATTCTATCTCTCGCCAAAGTAAAGATGGTACGGCCCAGATTTTATTTCTGAGAAGTTCTCATTTATTTAGCAGTTCAGCAGAATGTAGAATgaagtagagtagagtagagtagagtagagtagagtagagtagagttgagaagagtagagtagagtagagtagagtagagtagagtagagtagagtagagaagagtagagaagagtagagtagagtagagtagagtagagtagagtagagtagagaagagtagagaagagtagagtagagtagagtagagttgagaagagtagagtagagtagagtagagtagagtagagtagagttgagaagagtagagtagagtagagtagagtagagtagagaagagtagagtagagtagagtagagtagagtagagtagagtagagtagagtagagttgagaagagtagagtagagtagagtagagtagagtagagtagagtagagtagagaagagtagagaagagtagagtagagtagagtagagttgagaagagtagagtagagtagagtagagtagagtagagtagagtagagtagagtagagtagagtagagaagagtagagaagagtagagtagagtagagtagagtagagtagagtagagtagagtagagtagagaagagtagagaagagtagagtagagtagagtagagaagagtaGAGTTGagaagagtagagtagagtagagtagagtagagtagagtagagtagagaagagaagagtagagaagagtagagtagagtagagttgagaagagtagagtagagtagagtagagttgagaagagtagagtagagtagagtagagtagagtagagtagagtagagtagagtagagaagagtagagaagagtagagtagagtagagtagagttgagaagagtagagtagagtagagtagagtagagtagagtagagtagagttgagaagagtagagtagagtagagtagagtagagtagagtagagaagagtagagaagagtagagtagagtagagtagagttgagaagagtagagtagagtagagtagagtagagtagagttgagaagagtagagtagagtagagtagagaagagtagagaagagtagagtagagtagagtagagtagagtagagtagagaagagtagagaagagtagagtagagtagagtagagaagagtaGAGTTGagaagagtagagtagagtagagtagagaagagaagagaagagaagagaagagaagagtagagaagagtagagtagagtagagaagagaagagaagagtagagaagagtagagtagagtagagtagagtagagtagagtagagtagagttgagaagagtagagaagagtagagtagagtagagaagagtagagtagagtagagtagagtagagtagagtagagtagagtagagaagagtagagaagagtagagtagagtagagtagagttgagaagagtagagtagagtagagtagagtagagtagagttgagaagagtagagtagagtagagtagagtagagtagagtagagtagagtagagaagagtagagtagagtagagtagagtagagtagagttgagaagagtagagtagagtagagtagagtagagtagaaaagagtagagtagagtagagtagagtagagtagagtagagtagagaagagtagagtagagtagagtagagtagagtagagtagagtagagtagagtagagtagagtagagtagagtagagtagagtagagtagataAATGGAGTGGGTTAGAAAAGAATACCTGATGAACTTGTGTGCAAGATGATCAACAAAGTAATAGATCTCATTCCAGTGGTGCCGGACACTTCCTGATCTGAGAATATAGATTTAAAGATTTCACTTAAACATTTAGTTTCTCAACATCAGCACAGAACATCATTAGTTTGTCTTCTGTTTAAATAGCATATGGCTTCCTAAGCCACCTTTAAAAGGTATGAAAGATTTAAATGTAGATCATTGCGACAGATTTGACATAATATATCAAACAGGATGTGCCTTTTTGGAATGCTTCTTATAAGCAGAATGCAAACAGGTTATTTCTTGGTAGAAAAGTCTCTAGCAGTTCCCCGGAGCTCTACAGAAATGTGGACATTTTCGCAGAAGAATTGTGGTCTGTAAAATGTGTCTGAGACGCGACATCATCTGCCACAGTAACATACAGACCCTACTTGGAGAGAACCCAGAAGGTGTTTCTTGGAAATGAAAAACCTTTTTAACGCGGGGCATGCAGTTTGATGGTTTTCGCTATGAATGTTCACACTCTTACCATCCTCGTTATCTAAAGAGCTCAAGATTAATCCTGTAAAATTGTGCCACAACAATATTCCCCCTCTTAAAATGCAGAAGCTCATATCTGAGGCGTGAGCCGCCGACTTTGTTTAAGAGTGGAGTTTGTGAAATAGCTCATCTGGCCGGCCCGCTGCGGTGGAGACAAATCGACAAAGAATGTTTGACTTACGTAAGGGACGTCAAAGCTGTCCAAAGCCAATATAAGTTTTCCTCCATGGACGTCCACCCCCACAAACACACCAGTGCTGCTAATTCAGTCTTGATAAGTTCAGCAGATGTTGATGCATCTCTTTTCTTGCAGCGTAGACGGTATTTTATCGTATGAAgacaattttataaattttttgCACAAGGTGTAAAAATTACTGTGTTATGAGCCAGAAGCTAAGTCAAGCACACAcccagaacaaaaaatattttcttcaccctcatttcaaacctgtaagactttcgtTCTTCCTCAGGGcaaaaaaggatattttgaagaatgttgttagctggcacccattcacttgcattggttttgtgttcacactgtaaaaaacggATACTGAATACTTCATATTAAAACAGTACATTCTGccctatttttacagattttttaagaaatctgattttttaatagaaatgcccactttcttcaaaatatcttcttttgtgttttgcggagtGGGggtagagtaaatgatgacagacgtCTCTCTTTCGGGTGGACCttcactttaaatgatgttGTCCATTTTAATGAGAAATAGGATTTTCTGAGATTTACTTGTCGTCCTGTGGTTGAAGTGAATGATCACGTTTAATATGGATGAATTAGACTACGGTCCTGTCTGAGACCATAAGCTGAGAACCAGATCCAAGACTTACGGTTTTAAGACACAAGACCGAGGTGACGTTTATGTCTCAAGATGAACTGATTATCATGTATAAACAAATGGcattcaaatgcaaaataactttaaattatttatgttaACTAGAACACTAGAACAATAACTTGATTATCTTGTGACATTATGAGAAGAATCACaatataaatgttgaaaagtTCAGCTATTGAGAACAGTCCTGGCAGCTTTTAATCATCATCATGCCTGAACTGCAGCTGTAACGCTTTCAAaaggaaaataattatttcttcttcGCCGTGACCTCATCAGATAAGAACCTCCGATCTTCATTCAAAACACTTTCTGGCTCATCGTCCGGCACAAATACAGAGTtctgattttaaatgcaaatcaaaCGATGAAAAGAAACCAAACAATAGCGTGTTTCTGTACGTTTCCTCccccttttctttctctttcctctgTCATTCGTGTCCAAATATGAGTCTCTGGTGAGCTGTGAGGCTTTGGAACATCTGGCCCTTCTGGTGAAAAGGTTCAGCACATGTGGAACCAAACACTCTTGGTACCATCAGTTTCACCGGTGGAGCGAATGGTTCGTTCACTTTGTGAACcaaaaccaaacaaaccaaaataataaagagagtaataaaatagtttgattaaacattttttttctaataagcATTAAATACTGCATATTTATTAGGGTTGACACATGATTAATCGTGACTAATTGTTTgctaaaagtttttgtttacataaaatatgtgtgtgtactgtaactaaaaattattaatatataaatatatacatatacatgtatatatttaagaaatatttacagatgtatatacatttttatatattttatattgtatataaacaaaaatattaaatatatacaaatattatttgtcTTAAAATCATAAatggatgtgtgtgtatttatatatacattattatatatggtacacacacatattttatgtaaacaaaaaggtttattttgcaaACGATTAGTCATGATTAATTGtgtgatatataatataatatattcagTGAAAATATGCTATGGTTCAATAACAGAAAATACTCTTTTCTCTAAATATAGATTTTCTGAAAACACGTCTGATATGTGGGTTTTTGAATAAATGTGGGTTTCAGTTCCTTTTGTGGACTGAATCACGTCTTTAAAAATCACTtcaggtgtttgtgtgaacttttTGACTTCACCAAACTCACATTCTTTCTAAAGCTGGTCTATTATCCTCGCTGCTTTCACGCTAAATGTTTTCATACGCACTGATAACAGCATTCCACGGTACAAATGTACCGTTTAAAGGATCCGTAAAAGTAAAGCTGTAGATTTCAGCTTGAGCTACGACTGGCAAATGCAACGAATAATGTTTCCACTTTTCACAAAATTGCCGGTGACATAAGCGTAGATGAACACAGCGACCAGTGCAGCGAGCAAGAATAAGACTCTTGAAAATGATactttgcaaaaaaattataggGATCAGTTGGATAGCACTAGAATGTACATCAAGATATATCAAAACCTCATATTTAAGGTCACAGGCAAGTACCGCCATTAAGTCACGGAAGAAACTAAGCTGAAGTGATGCTCAGTGCAGCACACATCGCTTGAGGATGAATTTCTTTGGAGACCAGGACTGCCTGTGACTGCCGTTTGTTCCTTCAAAATGAGCCTCAATCTATCACCACGCAGTCATTTTAATACCTTCTGGAAGCTCATGGAAATAGAAAAACTCACTTGTCCAGCACAAAGTACAGGTCAAACCCTCCATAGCACGAGGAACCGGCCTCCCAGCGTTCATAGCTCTGTCCGACACAGACCCTCAGGACCAGCAGTCCACACAAACACGTGAGCATCCTCAAACCTCTACGCCAACCAATgcacattgttttgttttttaaaatgcagtgGCAACTTTCTGCAAGTCAACAGCGCTTCCAAACACAGTCACGAAGAAAGACATCCAACTTCGGCGGAGATGATGTTCGTCAGAAGCCTCCTCACTCTCTGATCCATCCAGGCTGCACGAGGTCTGGCCTCAGAGGAGGGGAAGGCATGTCTGTGGCAGATTCCCAGAGCTGCAGTCGGATCCCAGGACTCGAGGAGCTCCAGTTAAACTTGACTCTGGTGTTCAGTCACTCCCTCACAGAAGACACGCTCATTTAACTAATACAGCCACAGATGAATGTCAGGCGTGCTGGCCCTCGGTGTGTTGATGGTGTTTGAACCTTTAGAAAACACCTTCATGTGGTCTTTTTTGTAAATGGGGGTTTACATTGAACAAGACGGGGAAGTGACATGGATTATTTGGgaattaagttcatttttttacatctctctctctctcctgcgtccctttgtttctctctcactctctctctctctctctctctctctctctctcacacacatattttTCTCCTCTACTGCCACAGTGTGGTAACATATAAAATTATTCCTGAGTCTACAAAGGTTGcatgaaaatatgtataaaataaaaccaaaacgtttatttaaatgctcaagAATTATATTTACTACTGTACTAACAGtcaatcttttttcatttttcactgTGCATGTTTCTTGGGAACCACACACCCAAGACGTTCGAAGTATGTTCTTTACCAGTTAATCTATAGCATATAAGTCATATTGCGGTTCCGTCCGTAACCTTTGACCtcctgagctacaggaacatcgACTTTGAAACATGCGGAGGAAAGTGAAGTACCTTTTTGGCGCACATGTACACTTTTGTCAAACGTAATGGTTCATAATATAAACGAATGCGTAATGTTAGGGGAAATACAAGTGTCAAAAGCAACACGTTGCAAAGCCCGGTGACGTCACGAGCATGTAGACACGTGGCTCGCCACATATGGTAAACGGAGGAGCGCACTCACTGACGGACTCTAGTGGCGCGCGACAGGTGCAGCTGGCTGATGTTTTGCGCTTTAATATGAATGTGAGGTGACAGCAGCGCATTAAAGGACACAGCACAGCAGAAGCATCTGAACATCAGAAGTGTGGATGTATTAAAACACTTGCGTTCAGGTGAGTTTTTCTTATAAACCTGTAGCTCTatagttttcatttgtttttttgtgtcagtCTATTGATATTCTCAACATTGACGCTTATGTGCGACAGTAACAATGTTTTGGATCCTTAATCAacgattgttttattttacattggcactattttacatttaacaaaatcaaTTTAACAGGTGTTTAATCTGTTTTGCATTCCTTTTTCTATCAGATAGCCTTCAATTTAACTAGTCTTTGGTTTATTGAATACAGATTTTCATAATAAATATGgaagtctttatttttttataggaTTTTTGAAACACTTCACAAtaagttatttttaattaatgtcCAAGTAACGAGCAACACAGTTTAACAGCATTTATTGAGCTTTGTGAATGTcagtaaatataaatttgttAGTTCTTGTTGTTTAATTGTGCTTTATCTAATGTTGGCAGATCCTCCTCTTAtcttaacattttttacatgttcaaTTAACTGTTGATAGATAAATGTTCAACTcataaataaagtaatacattttaaaattcgTTATGAATGCAAGCAAATGAAACCTTACTGTACAGTGTTACCTTTTATATCAATActtttaaattgatatatttCATGCCCAATATTCAATCAATATGTAATCAATATTTAGGGTTCTTCCCTCTTTACAAGTTGTAAAATGGACACAATAACCATAAACCTGTCAACCACCAACCTCAGTTTGGACAACTGCACTCTCCTGCCGTATTACATCCACTCCACAGGCATGGCTGTGAGCTACATTCTCTCCTACTTGATTGTGCTTCTCCTGTGCATTGTCGGAAATGGGCTTGTCTGCCTCGTGGTCATCAGGAATCGCAACATGCGATCTGTAACGAACCTCTTCATCCTCAACCTGGCCATCAGTGACTTGCTGGTGGGCGTGTTCTGTGTGCCCACCACGCTGATTGACAGCCTGATCTCGGGTGAGTGGATGATAGTCAAAAGCATTGCTGTTGTCTTTATAAATATCCATGTCTTCTGCATCACCTGTATAAACCtatttatcaatattttcatcttttataATCGTCATCAGACTCCTTAGTATCATcatcattgcatttttttattcatatgatCACTGTTTTCATCATATATTTTAGTCTCAATATCATCTGATCTAAAGTTGACATTCCTTTCGGTTTCAGAATTAACTAATATCTTTAATGCCTATGCATAAGCATAtccccagactaaaatgaatgtttgaactgtctgaaatgaaaatgacttgGCCTGAAATATCTAAAAATATGtaagtgccattgttttgtctcttgACTTAAAAgtcatagtcctggcttaagcattatgaaatgcattttttatatcGTTTTGCTTCTTGTCCTTAAGGTTGGCCTTTCAGCCAAATGACCTGCACGATGAGTAACCTTGTCCAGGGAATGTCAGTGTCTGCCTCTGTCTTCACTCTGGTTGCCATAGCAATAGATAGGTACAAATCAGTCCTTATGGTACATTTGCATGAAAATTATatatgatgtgatgtgtttttacatatgaaaagtgctttaaagggatacctcacccaaaactgaaagcactgtcatcatttactcaagatGTTCCaagtgtgtataaatgtcttgttTCTGATGAACaaggagaaagatatttggaaaaatgcttataaacaaacagatctcaacacctaTTGagtcccatagtaggaaaacaacAAAGGTAggcaaaagtgcccaagaactgtttgctttactacatttttcagaatgtcttcttttgtgttcaagaaaaaatgaataaatttgtcctactatgggagtcaatgggtgttgagatctgtttggttacaagcattcttctcaAAATCTTTccccgtgttcatcagaagaccattatacacatttggaacaactcaaggtgagtaaataatgacagaatttttcttttaggGTGAAGTACAGTCTAACTTTAAGGGTTGCAAATCATGTAAATACAGAGTGCCATCATTTCTTTGCTTTCATGACCAGAAACACACGCTGGTCCTTCTGTTCATCGAATGATGGAAAGAAGCCAATCTCAGAAACTATACCTTGACCACTTTGATTCTCGTATGCTTTTATCCATTATCCAGCAATTTGCTGTAATTGCCTAGGCATGTTTTTTACCCTGTTTGAATGTATACGGCCTTAAGTGGAAAGACACAGCAATATTGAGTCAATATCCACAGGAAACATGTTGTtactcagatgttgctcttttacAGCTCTGAAGATCTGaagagttctcagttgtgtatCAAATAAGTCTTTCAAAGTTTCTTAGAAAATTTCTTTGGAGACATCATGAGacgattattaaaatacatgaagCTCAaaactgagctcagtttgtgacagaTCTCTTCTAAAACTCTGTATTTTTACAGGAATCACAGAAGATATCATAGATTTGCTCTCTTTTTAATCTCATTGTGATTTACAGTATGCATTACaatgaaatgacatttaatgcacaacaaaGCAGCATTTACAGCTTATCTGTCATCGCAGGTTTACGGGCATCGTTTATCCTTTTCGCCATCGTCTTAGGCCAGTCTCCGCATTCTTCGCCATCGTCTTCATTTGGCTCCTCGCTTTTGCCATCATCATTCCTTCAGCCGCGACACTAACCGTCATACATGTGGATGACGTTTACATGGTCCAGGATAACCGGATCTACccactgtctgtgtgtttcGAGGACTGGCCAAGAGCCGATATGAGACGGGTCTACACCACTGTCATGTTCATCCACGTGTACCTAGCACCGCTCGGTCTCATAAGTATCATGTACGGCTGCATCGCGGCCAAGCTCTCCAACAACCTGCGTGAGAATCGAGGTCGTTCCAGGAGAAAGATGAAGGTCGTAAAGATGCTCATCATGGTCGCCGTTCTCTTCATGGTGTCCTGGCTCCCACTCTGGACTTTAATGCTTCTGACAGATTATCAGGATCTGGACAGAGAACAGATCGACTTCTTAAGTAGCTATCTTTTCCCTGTAGCACACTGGCTGGCGTTCTTCAACAGCGGCGTTAATCCGATCATCTACGGCTTCTTTAACGAAAACTTCCGCAGGGGCTTCCAGGCTGCCGTGGCCTGCGGTTCATGCAATTCTGTTGTTTCTGAAATGCTCCACACGCACTTCGCTCTCCCGCCTCCTAACAAGGTATCAGACAGGAGCAGAGGCATCGCTAGCGTGCAGAAGGAGCGCTGTTTCGCTGTGATGCCCAGAAGAGCCGCTCATGGCGTTCAAGGAATTCTCCTAGAGGACATGAATGGAATTACAACTGCTCACAAAGTACTAGGGGCTTGGATGGAATGAGCTTTGAAAAATGGAAGAAAATCAGTGACGCCTTGAacgataaatgactaaatgtaaatgatagaCCCTTAAGTTTGAGGTATAAGTTATAATTCATTTGGTTACAGATAAGATTTAGTATAACAATGCTGTGTGTCTAAGTGTCTATGAAAGTGCatccaataaaaatatatgtttttttttgcaaatactgGTTCATCAGAAAACAAGTGCCTTGTCTGCAGTGCATATCTGTAACAcgaatattgttttttactaaCACAAAACTGATTATTCTGAAGAActgactttatttttaacagcaaAAATGCTGAAACAATCATTGTCCGTTTTAACATACTCACATTCTGAAGGATTTACAGTAAATTGATTATGGGTTCTTTCTTTTTCATCAGCTGTGGaagatttttacagtgtttcaaAATGGCAGTGTCCTCGCTGGGTACATCATAAGAAAGCCACAGGAAACGGATTGACAATAAAAACCTGAATGTGAATATTTACTGTGAATATTTATAGCAGGGATTTTGTGTGACATGTAAGAGGCACAGAACATATTGTCACGTGTTGTGGCTCATGATGTGTTGTTTCAGCCCAGTCAAAGCTTGTGCTGCTGTAAGCTTCAGGTGTTATTGCCTTTAAATCTTTTTACTGTTGTGTTTTCCCAAATAATGTTTTCAGATGgaaagtaaatatttatttacttcctAATCGtatagaaatgttttcttttattttgtaatttatttcaaactataggctatatgtattatatttgttCTGTGTCccaaataatgttttcatatgGAAAAGTAAACACaacgtatttatttatttaatgaatgtgtataaatgttttattttattttgtaatttatttcaaaCTTTACGTTACATTTGTTCTGAGTTTTCccaaataatgttttcataCAGAAAAGTAAATACaacgtatttatttatttactgaatgtgtatgttttcttttcttttgtattttattccaatcgatatgttttttttatcaaaacgtTTTTTTACTTAATTCACGACAGTAAGCCCTTCAAAATGATAAATTCAGTCATCTCCGATTTTGCGGTAAATCGCAGAAAActgcaatttcatgttttaaaccGAGATGGCGATAGATTGGTGATGTCTACTCAAAAAACTACTAGAAATAAGTGGGTTTCTAAAAGTTTGAAATGAGATGTTTTAAcaagtataataaataaaccaaaaaaaaaaaaaaattgtttgacGGCTGGACCCCAATCTCGATGAAGCGTAAAAAAGTCGCGCGTTATATCGCGAGAGTAGTCTTTCCTGTATGTTTTCAAacgctctcgcgatactttacTGTCTACCCTGCGCAGCACCTCAATAAATTAATCGCACTTTTCACCTGAACGTTCAAAACGATTCAAACGCAAATCGTGTTTCTCATTTGTCAGAGCGGCTTAAAGCGGATCACAGCCCCGATGCTGCAGCGGTTTACGAACCGGACATTTGATGCCCAGGACACCGATTTCAGTCAGGTAACGTCAGCCTGACGCTGTCATTTCGAAAATAGCGCGCGGTATATTTTATGaacaattatgaaaaaatataagatCTCACAACCCTGAGTGAAAAAAACTTAAAAGTAATTCGCTGAAGCCCGTCGAATTGTCTCTCGCGCACATGATTGCGTTTCTGTCAGAGTCCGGACACGCACGCGCACGCAGGCACAGAGGGGCTCAGAGCGCTTTGAGTGCACTGACCTCCGATCTGTGATGTTTGCAAGCTTGATGCTGGCCCGGGGCCCGGCTATGTTAGCGAATCACTGGACTAGAATAAAGACATTGAAGAGAGCAAAGCCTCGCTTCTCTAAACCCGCCTTCCCGTTAGCTCCCATTTTCCCAACTCCTTCCAAAATCCCATCACAGCCTCTCCGCCGGCTCCACAGGCGCACTCGTTCCCGTCATGAAATCCCTGTGGACGTGCTCGCTTGTCTTCAGTCTTCGACTTTTATTAACGATCGAAGTGGACGTGAACGCGCAGTATCACACAGGTCCGGCAGAAAGTGATGCGGTCGACTACAAGGACCCCTGCAAAGCCGGTAATGTGCAACACGCAACTTGTATCGATGTCTTCACGGGTCGAGAAGAATGTGGggttttgttcttgttttgtttattgcttgtCCTTGGCATtgcgtttgttttgttttgtgttgccGTGCTGTGTGCATTGTGTTGTAGTGTgcggtttgtttgttttgctgtgttCTGCATGACAGCATGAGAACCGGGTGGATGAGATTTCGAGGGGATCCAGACGCCAGCATCCTCAGGCAGTGCAAAGCTCGAAACGACCTTGGAAGTTATCTAAGCAAGTTTTGATGGCCTGTACTAGTTTAAACTGATGTCCTGCGCGCACAAAGCTCCTATTCAGTGGGCAAATCTTTGTGACGGCGATAGACAGCTGGCCACTGAATAGGGAGTCGAATAATTGTCTGGGCTCTTCTAGTTGAATTTAATATCTATTGTTTAAATGTCCCCCCGGTCATGCCGTGTCCCGCAAACCccaacaaaatgcattttaatgccTTCACCAGCTTAATATCAACCCTGGGTGTTACCTAACCGCTGCGtgttagttttattttgtggaaagaagcccttttgtttttaatcattcaAACAGGTTCTTTGCCTGCTGAGACTTCGGTGACCCTATCTGAATTTCCAACCACACTGTGAACTCTTCCACTCGACTATGCAGCGTTTGA
Proteins encoded in this region:
- the npffr1l1 gene encoding neuropeptide FF receptor 1 like 1, encoding MAVSYILSYLIVLLLCIVGNGLVCLVVIRNRNMRSVTNLFILNLAISDLLVGVFCVPTTLIDSLISGWPFSQMTCTMSNLVQGMSVSASVFTLVAIAIDRFTGIVYPFRHRLRPVSAFFAIVFIWLLAFAIIIPSAATLTVIHVDDVYMVQDNRIYPLSVCFEDWPRADMRRVYTTVMFIHVYLAPLGLISIMYGCIAAKLSNNLRENRGRSRRKMKVVKMLIMVAVLFMVSWLPLWTLMLLTDYQDLDREQIDFLSSYLFPVAHWLAFFNSGVNPIIYGFFNENFRRGFQAAVACGSCNSVVSEMLHTHFALPPPNKVSDRSRGIASVQKERCFAVMPRRAAHGVQGILLEDMNGITTAHKVLGAWME